GCGGCCCGCTTCCACCCGTTTGTGTCAAATGATACCGTTTCCGCATGGGGGCCCAGATCGTCAAAGGCCAGGTCATCGCCCAGTCAGTGTATGCGGAACTTGGAGCGGAAATCTCAGAGTTGATCCAGAGCACCGGACGAAGACCTGTGTTGGTCAGCATTTATATCGGCTCGAACCCGGCCATCGAAGTCTATATTCGATCCATGAATCGGATTGCCCGGGGGTTGGGGATTGAGTATCGCTGGTACCATCTCCCGGACAATGCCCAAGAGGCTGAGGTGCTACGCCGGTTGGAGCAGTTGAACCAAGACCCCGAAGTCACCGGCGTGATCATTCAGCTCCCCCTGCCTGAGCATGTACGCCGCTCAGTCCTGGTCAACCATATTGCCCCACAAAAAGATGTGGACGGCACCCATCCGGAAAATGTCGGGGCCGCCGTCACCGGAGAAATACGCATTGGTTCCTGTACCGCCCTGGCCGTCATGCGCCTTGTGGACGCAACCGGGCTCGACATGGAGGGCAAAGAGGCGGTTATTGTCGGACACAGCGATCTGGTGGGCAAGCCGCTCAGCCTGATGCTGGTCGACCGCTTAGCCACGGTGACCATCTGCCATATCGCGACCGCTCAGCGGGGAATGTTCGCCGAGCATGTCCGCCGGGCAGAGGTCCTCGTTGTAGCAGTCGGTTCTCCTGGGTTGATCAAGGGCGACTGGGTCCGCCCTGGGGCAACCGTGATCGATGTTGGTATCAATCAGGTGGGCTCACGCCTCGTTGGCGATGTGGAATTTGACGCGGCCAAGGAACGCGCGGCCTTTATTACGCCGGTTCCGGGCGGTGTCGGGCCGGTAACAGTGTCTATGCTCATGAACAATACCGTCAACGCCTTCCGTACCCAGGTGGGCCATCTGTCCGAAGGCTGAGCACCCGGTCGATGAGACCAGCCCCAAGGTTTCAGCATGCCACCGACCGCCGACGCAATCGGGATAGAGCGAACGCCGTCCTCAGAGATGACCGGCAGCAGCGCGCCGCGGTGCCTATCAGGACGAATTTACGGTCCCAACGGTTCTTCTTCGAGCGTCACCGTAATCTGGCGGGGCTGGTTCTTTCGCAGGACGGAAAAGGCCACCCGGTCTCCAGGGCTGTAACGCTGTATGGCTTCGGTAAAGTCCTGGGCGGTCCGAACCGGCGTGTTCTCAACCGCGACAATAAGGTCGCCGACAGGATGGCGCTCCCGCGTAATATGATCGTGAGCGGCGACGAGGGGCATGACAAACGGGCCGGCCGGAGACATGGCCAGCGCAATGATGGCGGCTTTCTTGACTAAATCGTTCCGGTTGTTCCGCGTGGGCGCATTCACGC
This window of the Gemmatimonadota bacterium genome carries:
- a CDS encoding bifunctional 5,10-methylenetetrahydrofolate dehydrogenase/5,10-methenyltetrahydrofolate cyclohydrolase, whose translation is MGAQIVKGQVIAQSVYAELGAEISELIQSTGRRPVLVSIYIGSNPAIEVYIRSMNRIARGLGIEYRWYHLPDNAQEAEVLRRLEQLNQDPEVTGVIIQLPLPEHVRRSVLVNHIAPQKDVDGTHPENVGAAVTGEIRIGSCTALAVMRLVDATGLDMEGKEAVIVGHSDLVGKPLSLMLVDRLATVTICHIATAQRGMFAEHVRRAEVLVVAVGSPGLIKGDWVRPGATVIDVGINQVGSRLVGDVEFDAAKERAAFITPVPGGVGPVTVSMLMNNTVNAFRTQVGHLSEG